The Lentimicrobiaceae bacterium genome includes a window with the following:
- a CDS encoding CofH family radical SAM protein produces MTDSFISSLIGKSHYSSELKDVSSKILNSQRITKSEAVLLYQNSDLALLGSLADLKNKQINGNNVYYNRNIHVEPTNICVHNCSFCSYSHHHSTAFELSVDEMLEKIKPVSDNITEVHITGAVHPERDINYYANLINAVKQIAPNVHIKAFSAVEIEYMCNKSGVGFGEGLELLKKNGLGSLPGGGAEILDDEIRSKICSHKTNSNNWLEIHRQAHKIDIFSNATILYGHIENVKDRINHLGKIRELQDETKGFNAIIPLKYKSKNNSMSHLGEVSLVDDLKMFAISRLFLDNVPHIKAYWPMFGKQNSLLALSFGADDLDGTVNNSTQIYSLAGAEDTNPDFTEEEIKKAITEVGKTPVERDSLYNTIKKHK; encoded by the coding sequence ATGACTGACTCTTTTATATCATCATTAATAGGAAAATCGCATTACTCGTCGGAATTAAAAGATGTTTCGTCCAAAATATTAAACTCGCAACGCATTACTAAGTCGGAAGCTGTTTTGTTATACCAAAACTCCGATTTGGCTCTTTTGGGCTCACTTGCAGACCTCAAAAACAAACAAATCAACGGCAACAACGTTTATTACAATCGAAATATCCACGTTGAGCCAACCAACATATGTGTACACAATTGCTCGTTTTGCTCGTATTCGCATCATCATAGCACAGCTTTTGAATTATCTGTCGATGAAATGTTGGAAAAAATCAAACCTGTTTCCGACAATATAACCGAAGTGCATATTACAGGCGCGGTTCACCCCGAAAGAGATATAAACTACTACGCAAACCTTATAAACGCTGTAAAACAAATTGCTCCAAACGTACATATTAAAGCATTTTCGGCTGTGGAAATAGAATATATGTGCAATAAATCGGGAGTGGGATTTGGCGAAGGATTGGAACTTTTGAAGAAAAACGGTTTGGGTTCACTGCCCGGTGGCGGTGCAGAAATTTTAGATGATGAAATAAGAAGCAAAATTTGTTCACATAAAACAAACTCAAACAATTGGTTGGAAATACACAGACAAGCACACAAAATTGACATTTTTTCCAATGCAACCATACTTTACGGACATATTGAAAACGTTAAAGACCGCATTAATCATTTGGGAAAAATAAGAGAACTGCAAGATGAAACCAAAGGTTTTAACGCTATTATTCCGCTAAAATACAAGAGCAAAAACAACTCTATGAGCCATTTGGGTGAAGTCAGCTTAGTTGATGATTTAAAAATGTTTGCGATTTCTCGTTTGTTTTTAGACAACGTACCGCATATAAAAGCGTATTGGCCCATGTTCGGAAAACAAAACTCCTTGCTGGCTCTTTCGTTTGGAGCCGACGATTTAGACGGAACCGTAAACAATTCGACCCAAATTTATTCGCTGGCAGGAGCCGAAGATACAAACCCCGATTTCACCGAAGAAGAAATTAAAAAAGCTATTACAGAGGTAGGAAAGACTCCCGTTGAAAGGGATTCATTATACAACACAATTAAAAAACACAAATAA
- the rnr gene encoding ribonuclease R, with protein MKKKKNKNVEKNALANQVFEIFVQNKDRKLNYRQVASLMQISSKDEKEAVRSAIELLCRQNSLVEGSRGKYYINPKLLAAIDKANSVVGEVEMKSSGKAYIINTGLDEDVYIAPNNTNKALDGDKVRVELFPRRKGKKTEGVIVEVLQRAKKQFVGIIRISKHFAFLVADNITVKRDIFIPKTSLMGAKNGQKVVVEITDWQPEANNPEGKVVSVLGNPGDNKVEMQAILADADFPLCFSDEAEKQAESFKLDIKTELVKRKDFRDVWTCTIDPETAKDFDDALSIKAIDNDTFEIGIHIADVSFFVKPGTPIDNEAYERATSVYMVDRTIPMLPEALSNNMCSLVPNEDRLCFSAVFNITKDGKIKKHWLGETVIRSNVRYNYEQVQNIIEGADSEFKDQILQLFKISEILRADRFKKGAINFNTQEVEFVLDENAKPIEIKIKEQKESNWLIEEFMLLANKTVASLIGEKRSNNQNPKTFVYRVHDEPNVEKLSNFTEFLKKLGYSFQTKSKSNITKSFNSLFTEIAGKGEERMIEKIALRTMSRAEYSTSNIGHYGLGFKYYTHFTSPIRRYPDLMVHRLIKSYLKGKKSVDQEEYEQYCVHCSKMENRAQNAERNSVKYKQVEYMLDKKGQVFEGAISGVSKWGIFVEIKGNKCEGLVSMRLLDDDYYFLDEDNYQIIGQRNGKTYRLGDDITIKVINVDLQRRYLDFDIVDDK; from the coding sequence ATGAAAAAGAAGAAAAACAAAAATGTTGAGAAAAACGCCTTAGCAAATCAGGTGTTTGAAATTTTTGTGCAAAATAAAGACCGAAAACTAAATTACCGCCAAGTCGCATCGTTGATGCAAATAAGCAGCAAAGACGAAAAAGAGGCTGTTCGTAGCGCAATAGAATTGCTTTGCAGGCAAAATTCACTCGTAGAAGGAAGTAGAGGCAAATATTACATAAATCCCAAATTGCTTGCAGCTATCGACAAGGCAAATAGCGTTGTCGGCGAGGTAGAAATGAAATCTAGCGGCAAGGCGTATATAATAAATACCGGACTCGACGAAGACGTATATATTGCTCCCAACAATACCAACAAGGCATTAGACGGCGACAAAGTCCGCGTTGAGTTGTTCCCACGTCGCAAAGGCAAAAAGACCGAAGGCGTTATCGTTGAAGTATTGCAAAGAGCTAAAAAACAATTTGTTGGTATTATCAGAATTAGCAAACATTTTGCCTTCTTGGTCGCCGATAATATTACCGTAAAACGAGATATATTTATCCCGAAAACAAGTTTGATGGGAGCCAAAAACGGTCAGAAAGTTGTTGTAGAAATAACCGATTGGCAACCCGAAGCCAACAATCCCGAAGGTAAGGTCGTTAGCGTGTTGGGAAATCCTGGCGATAATAAAGTTGAAATGCAGGCTATTTTAGCCGACGCCGACTTCCCGCTCTGCTTTTCCGACGAAGCCGAAAAACAAGCCGAAAGTTTTAAATTGGATATTAAAACGGAACTTGTTAAGCGAAAAGACTTCAGAGACGTTTGGACTTGCACAATAGACCCCGAAACCGCAAAAGATTTCGACGACGCTCTTTCGATAAAAGCTATTGACAACGATACATTCGAAATAGGAATACATATTGCCGACGTTTCGTTTTTTGTAAAACCGGGTACTCCTATCGATAACGAAGCCTACGAAAGAGCTACGTCAGTATATATGGTCGATAGAACCATACCTATGCTACCCGAAGCTCTATCAAACAATATGTGCTCACTTGTACCAAACGAAGACAGGCTTTGCTTTTCGGCTGTTTTTAACATTACAAAAGATGGTAAAATCAAGAAGCATTGGCTTGGCGAAACTGTTATTCGTTCCAACGTCAGATACAATTACGAACAAGTGCAAAACATTATTGAAGGTGCAGATAGTGAGTTTAAAGACCAAATTCTTCAACTGTTCAAAATTTCTGAAATACTCAGAGCCGATAGATTTAAAAAGGGTGCAATTAATTTTAACACACAAGAAGTTGAGTTTGTTCTCGACGAAAATGCCAAACCAATCGAGATAAAAATAAAAGAACAAAAAGAATCTAATTGGCTCATAGAAGAATTTATGCTTTTGGCTAACAAAACTGTGGCTAGTCTTATAGGCGAAAAGAGAAGCAACAATCAGAACCCTAAAACCTTTGTTTATAGGGTACACGACGAACCTAACGTTGAAAAGTTATCGAATTTTACCGAGTTTCTGAAAAAGTTGGGTTATTCATTCCAAACTAAATCAAAAAGCAATATCACTAAAAGCTTTAATTCTTTGTTTACCGAAATTGCAGGCAAAGGCGAAGAACGTATGATTGAGAAAATTGCGCTTCGCACCATGTCAAGAGCCGAATACTCAACTTCAAACATCGGACACTACGGCTTAGGCTTTAAATATTACACCCACTTTACATCGCCCATTCGTCGCTACCCCGACCTTATGGTTCACCGACTTATAAAATCTTACCTTAAAGGTAAAAAAAGCGTCGATCAGGAAGAATACGAGCAATATTGCGTACACTGTTCCAAAATGGAAAATAGAGCTCAAAATGCCGAACGCAACAGCGTTAAATATAAGCAGGTTGAGTATATGTTAGATAAAAAAGGACAAGTTTTTGAAGGCGCAATTTCGGGAGTTAGCAAGTGGGGAATTTTTGTAGAAATTAAAGGCAATAAATGCGAAGGTCTTGTGTCTATGCGACTTTTAGATGACGACTACTACTTTTTAGATGAAGATAATTATCAGATTATCGGACAAAGGAACGGAAAAACATACAGACTTGGAGACGATATTACAATTAAAGTCATTAATGTTGACTTGCAACGCAGATACTTAGACTTTGACATCGTTGACGACAAATAA
- a CDS encoding DUF3808 domain-containing protein, with protein MKYLFVCLIAITFSTACQSKVKSDNIKTEDGITLISDTTNIEQQNQVGYDKADIDSKTNTGNKPPKSIPIVDFSLGVPTLVGNDNSEHQLFLSENIKEGVSLAKSGETTKALKLFKKEEKANPKNHYAWYYAALTHYSGGNTEEAIEILNDAIAKFPDTWHLFLLKGKIYYDLKEYKTALENYDKLLEISPNHREGLENRANIHLYLKNYEKAAADYERYDINYPPNSKMYYNMAYAQAQLGRYEDAEMNFTYSIQHNRNYLSAYLNRGNTYMMLKEYEKAIEDYDFVISNDAKHVNAYFNRGQAKLIINLDPCPDWQKAFELGSEDAKMMLDKYCDKK; from the coding sequence ATGAAATACTTATTTGTATGCTTAATTGCAATTACTTTTTCAACGGCTTGCCAAAGTAAAGTTAAATCGGATAATATAAAAACCGAAGATGGAATAACTTTAATAAGCGATACGACCAACATCGAACAACAAAACCAAGTCGGTTACGATAAAGCCGACATTGATAGTAAAACAAACACCGGCAATAAACCGCCAAAATCAATACCTATAGTCGATTTTTCGCTTGGCGTTCCTACGTTGGTTGGTAATGATAATTCTGAACATCAACTTTTTTTATCAGAAAACATTAAAGAGGGTGTTAGCTTGGCAAAAAGCGGCGAAACCACAAAAGCTCTTAAACTGTTTAAAAAAGAAGAAAAAGCTAATCCCAAAAACCATTATGCTTGGTATTATGCCGCTCTAACTCACTACAGTGGAGGCAATACCGAAGAAGCCATAGAAATTTTAAATGATGCTATAGCTAAGTTTCCTGATACTTGGCACTTATTTCTTTTGAAAGGTAAAATATATTACGACTTAAAAGAGTACAAAACTGCATTAGAAAATTACGACAAGCTTTTGGAGATATCTCCTAATCATCGCGAAGGCTTGGAAAATAGAGCAAACATACACTTATACTTAAAAAATTATGAAAAGGCTGCTGCCGACTACGAGAGGTATGATATAAATTACCCTCCAAATTCCAAAATGTACTACAACATGGCATATGCACAAGCTCAATTAGGAAGATACGAGGATGCTGAAATGAATTTTACGTATTCAATCCAACATAATAGGAATTATTTGTCGGCATACCTCAACAGAGGCAACACATACATGATGCTGAAAGAATATGAAAAAGCAATAGAAGACTATGATTTCGTTATTTCCAACGATGCAAAACACGTTAATGCTTATTTCAACCGCGGACAAGCAAAACTTATAATTAACTTAGACCCGTGCCCCGATTGGCAAAAGGCTTTTGAACTAGGAAGCGAAGATGCTAAAATGATGTTGGATAAATATTGTGATAAGAAGTAG
- a CDS encoding DUF456 domain-containing protein — MDIFLIVLGAILMIVGILGSVLPILPGPPLSFVGLLLLQFSSKAPFDLRFFIIWGVLTAIVVLLDYLVPIWGAKKIGGTKAGSRGATAGLILGLFIPPWGLIIGPFIGAFIGEFINSSDLNISFKSALGSFVGFLAGTFMKLAVTIGMAFYFVKALF; from the coding sequence ATGGACATATTCTTAATCGTACTCGGTGCAATATTAATGATTGTAGGTATTTTAGGTAGCGTTTTGCCTATTTTGCCTGGTCCTCCACTTTCGTTTGTAGGTTTGTTGTTACTACAATTTAGCTCAAAAGCTCCTTTCGATTTAAGATTCTTTATCATCTGGGGAGTTCTTACTGCTATTGTAGTTCTGTTAGATTATCTTGTTCCTATATGGGGTGCTAAAAAAATTGGCGGTACCAAAGCAGGCTCTCGAGGTGCAACAGCCGGATTAATATTAGGACTGTTTATTCCTCCCTGGGGTTTGATAATAGGACCTTTTATTGGTGCCTTCATAGGCGAATTTATCAACAGCTCCGACCTTAATATTTCGTTTAAATCAGCTTTAGGCTCTTTTGTGGGATTTTTAGCCGGAACTTTCATGAAACTTGCCGTTACTATTGGTATGGCATTCTACTTCGTAAAAGCTCTTTTTTAA
- a CDS encoding cytochrome c peroxidase, producing MNKIKTLSLFVLLLGVLFSCKKPPEPHITTPYELEIPRFFPTRTNIPVDNPLTVEGVELGRYLFYDGRLSGRTHADSLMSCASCHKQSRSFDVDPNQITFQNGRPVGLGGTPTPHAVLPLINLVWNESGYMWNGSFNNSNPDKYKKGIEGIVYHTLIDPNEINGDTTDIVTLIQNTSGYPELFEKAFGSKIVTVDGISKAIAQFVRTLISYNSKFDKYLRGEVQLTTDELMGYELFMTEEGADCFHCHGGDGNPLFTTNLFYNNGTDSIFNDPFDRFSVTGVRSDIGAYKASTLRNIVHTAPYMHDGRFSTLDEVIEFYSTGIVVSEFIHPLMHHANNGGTKLTPIERRQLTAFLNALTDESFITNPDFGPPTQLPDGATPLSK from the coding sequence ATGAACAAAATAAAAACTCTAAGTCTATTTGTCTTGCTGTTAGGTGTTTTGTTTTCGTGCAAAAAACCACCCGAACCGCATATTACAACTCCTTACGAGTTAGAAATACCTCGTTTTTTCCCAACTCGAACAAATATTCCTGTCGATAATCCACTAACAGTCGAAGGTGTTGAATTAGGAAGGTATTTGTTTTACGATGGAAGACTTTCGGGAAGAACCCACGCAGACAGCCTGATGAGTTGCGCCAGTTGCCATAAGCAATCAAGGTCGTTTGATGTTGACCCCAACCAAATTACGTTTCAAAACGGAAGACCCGTTGGACTTGGCGGAACTCCCACACCACACGCAGTTTTACCGCTCATAAACTTGGTATGGAACGAAAGCGGATACATGTGGAACGGTAGTTTTAACAATTCCAACCCCGATAAATACAAAAAAGGTATTGAAGGAATTGTTTATCACACTCTCATCGATCCAAACGAAATCAACGGCGATACAACAGATATAGTAACACTTATACAAAACACAAGTGGCTACCCCGAACTGTTTGAAAAAGCCTTCGGCTCAAAAATAGTAACCGTAGATGGAATTTCTAAAGCCATAGCTCAGTTTGTACGAACTCTTATTTCTTACAACTCTAAATTCGATAAATATTTAAGGGGTGAAGTGCAACTTACAACCGATGAACTTATGGGTTACGAGCTTTTTATGACCGAAGAAGGTGCAGACTGCTTTCATTGCCACGGTGGTGACGGAAATCCGCTGTTTACAACCAATTTGTTTTACAACAACGGAACCGATTCTATCTTCAACGACCCATTCGATAGGTTTTCCGTAACAGGCGTTAGGAGCGATATTGGAGCATACAAAGCTTCAACCCTCAGGAATATAGTCCATACGGCTCCGTACATGCACGACGGTCGTTTTAGCACATTGGACGAAGTGATTGAGTTTTACTCAACAGGAATTGTTGTTTCGGAATTTATACATCCGCTAATGCACCACGCAAACAACGGCGGAACTAAACTTACACCTATTGAGAGGCGACAATTAACAGCATTTTTGAATGCTTTAACCGACGAAAGCTTTATAACTAATCCCGATTTCGGACCACCCACACAACTTCCCGATGGAGCTACTCCTTTGTCAAAGTGA
- a CDS encoding sigma-54 dependent transcriptional regulator, whose protein sequence is MTKILVIDDEAPIRNALRDILEYENYEVEEASEGLMAISMVEKEHFDVILCDIKMPQIDGMEVLEKLLKITDSPIIMISGHGTIETAMDAIHIGAYDFIPKPLDLNRLLVSLRNALDRTNLVNETKVLKRKVNKQYEMIGESESIKEIKDMIERVAPTDARVLITGASGTGKELVARWLHEKSNRADEPFVEVNCAAIPSELIESVLFGHEKGAFTSAVKQRKGDFEQAHKGTIFLDEIGDMSLSAQAKVLRALQENKITRVGGEKEIPVDVRVIAATNKNLLKEVEENRFREDLYHRISVILIHVPTLNEREDDIPLLVAHFLETIAESQGRNVPKITDEAVQALQKLHYNGNIRELRNIVERLSIMAGNTITLQDVEKYAQPFKR, encoded by the coding sequence ATGACAAAAATATTAGTAATAGACGATGAGGCTCCTATAAGAAATGCTTTGCGCGATATATTGGAGTACGAGAACTACGAAGTTGAGGAAGCAAGTGAAGGGCTTATGGCAATTAGTATGGTTGAGAAAGAGCATTTCGACGTTATTTTGTGCGATATAAAAATGCCGCAAATTGACGGAATGGAAGTCTTGGAAAAACTGTTGAAAATCACCGATTCACCAATTATAATGATTTCCGGACACGGGACTATAGAAACCGCTATGGATGCTATTCACATAGGTGCTTACGATTTTATTCCAAAGCCTTTAGATTTGAACAGATTGCTTGTATCGCTACGAAATGCGTTGGATAGGACTAATTTGGTTAACGAAACTAAGGTGCTTAAGCGCAAGGTGAATAAGCAATACGAGATGATAGGCGAATCGGAGTCTATAAAAGAAATAAAAGATATGATTGAGCGTGTGGCTCCAACCGACGCTCGTGTGCTTATTACCGGAGCCAGCGGTACAGGTAAGGAGCTTGTCGCCAGATGGTTGCACGAAAAAAGCAACAGAGCCGATGAGCCTTTTGTTGAGGTTAACTGTGCTGCTATTCCTTCGGAACTTATTGAAAGTGTTTTATTCGGACATGAAAAAGGAGCTTTTACTTCGGCTGTAAAGCAGCGAAAAGGCGATTTTGAACAAGCTCATAAAGGAACTATTTTTTTAGATGAAATCGGAGATATGAGCTTGTCGGCTCAGGCTAAAGTTTTAAGAGCTTTGCAAGAAAATAAAATTACCAGAGTGGGAGGCGAGAAGGAAATACCTGTTGATGTTAGAGTTATTGCGGCTACCAATAAAAATTTATTGAAAGAAGTTGAAGAAAATCGCTTTCGCGAAGACTTATATCATCGTATAAGTGTTATTTTGATACATGTCCCGACTCTTAACGAGCGCGAAGATGATATTCCGCTTTTGGTTGCCCACTTTTTAGAAACTATTGCCGAAAGTCAGGGTAGAAATGTACCCAAGATAACTGATGAAGCCGTGCAAGCTCTCCAAAAACTGCATTACAACGGAAATATCAGAGAATTGCGAAACATTGTAGAGCGTTTATCTATAATGGCAGGCAATACGATAACACTTCAAGATGTTGAAAAATACGCACAACCGTTCAAACGGTGA
- a CDS encoding ATP-dependent Clp protease adaptor ClpS, which yields MPDHNVKRVPKQDIDDDTGNEYKITLYNDNINTFDYVIDCLMTICNHTHEQASQCAIITHIKGKCIVKKGEKEVLARMNKQLIIKGLKSVLS from the coding sequence ATGCCTGACCATAATGTAAAAAGAGTCCCAAAACAGGACATTGACGATGACACGGGTAACGAGTATAAAATTACTTTGTATAATGATAATATTAACACGTTCGACTACGTTATAGATTGTCTGATGACAATTTGTAATCACACTCACGAACAAGCCTCACAGTGCGCAATAATAACGCATATAAAAGGAAAATGTATAGTAAAAAAAGGAGAAAAAGAAGTTTTGGCACGCATGAATAAACAACTTATAATAAAAGGTTTAAAATCAGTTCTATCATAA
- a CDS encoding M48 family metallopeptidase — translation MKTIIKHNSKLIVLLFISMLLYSCSTVPITGRKQFNVVPNSQMIQLGAEGYASFLSSNPAINPPTVQSIEVSTVGQNISRAVTQYMNLNNLSHLIEGYNWEFNTVQSNEINAWCMPGGKIVVYTGILPITEDAAGLAVVIGHEVAHAVARHSNERMSQQLAIQLGGMTLATAMQQKPQQTQNIFLSLYGIGSQLGAMAYSRKQEYEADKLGLIFMAMAGYNPQRAVSFWTKMANSSTGTKPPEFLSTHPSDAKRISEIQKFLPEAMKYYTGSSTQPTSTPNTGTGTATPKPPQKYNIKIK, via the coding sequence ATGAAAACAATAATCAAACACAATTCGAAACTAATAGTTTTACTGTTCATATCGATGCTGTTATATAGCTGCTCAACTGTTCCCATTACGGGAAGAAAACAATTTAATGTTGTTCCCAATAGCCAAATGATACAGTTGGGAGCAGAAGGATACGCATCTTTTTTGAGCTCAAATCCTGCAATAAATCCTCCAACTGTACAATCTATTGAAGTTTCAACGGTTGGGCAAAATATAAGTCGTGCCGTTACACAGTACATGAATCTTAACAATTTATCGCATTTAATTGAAGGTTATAATTGGGAATTTAATACCGTACAAAGCAACGAAATAAATGCTTGGTGCATGCCGGGTGGAAAAATTGTGGTTTATACCGGAATTTTGCCTATTACCGAAGATGCAGCCGGCTTAGCTGTCGTTATCGGACACGAAGTAGCACACGCTGTTGCGCGCCACAGCAACGAAAGAATGAGCCAACAGTTGGCTATTCAGTTGGGCGGTATGACATTGGCTACTGCTATGCAACAAAAACCTCAACAAACTCAAAATATATTTTTGTCGCTTTATGGTATTGGCAGTCAGTTGGGTGCAATGGCTTACTCGCGTAAGCAAGAATATGAAGCCGACAAACTCGGACTTATTTTTATGGCTATGGCTGGATACAACCCCCAAAGAGCTGTTTCGTTTTGGACTAAAATGGCTAACAGCAGTACAGGTACAAAACCTCCTGAATTTTTGAGTACACACCCTAGCGATGCTAAAAGAATTAGTGAAATTCAAAAATTTTTGCCCGAAGCTATGAAATACTACACAGGAAGCAGCACTCAACCCACAAGTACACCGAACACGGGAACGGGTACAGCTACGCCCAAACCTCCTCAAAAATATAATATTAAGATTAAATAA
- the floA gene encoding flotillin-like protein FloA (flotillin-like protein involved in membrane lipid rafts): MELLTIAIIAIACIVGLWIIFYFVPVGLWFTALLSGVRISLLQLIFMRWRKVPPSVIVTAMINATKAGLKLTRDELEAYYLAGGRVKSVVNALISADKANIPLDFKSATAIDLAGRDVFEAVQMSVNPKVIDTPPVAAVARNGIQLIAKARVTVRANIKQLVGGAGEETVLARVGEGIVSSIGSTKNHGEVLANPDSISKVVLAKGLDSGTAFEILSIDIADIDVGKNIGAILQMDQANADKNIAQARAEERRAMAVASEQEMRAKAQEARAKVIEAEAEIPKAIADAFRNGNLGIMDYYKFQNIQADTKMRESIADPKLGKPTNSK; the protein is encoded by the coding sequence ATGGAACTTCTAACAATTGCCATTATTGCCATAGCCTGTATAGTTGGCTTGTGGATTATTTTTTACTTTGTACCCGTAGGACTGTGGTTTACAGCACTACTTTCGGGTGTCAGAATTTCTTTACTTCAATTGATATTTATGCGTTGGCGTAAAGTGCCGCCATCGGTTATTGTAACTGCAATGATTAACGCTACAAAAGCCGGATTAAAACTTACACGCGACGAATTGGAAGCTTACTACTTAGCAGGCGGAAGAGTAAAATCGGTTGTAAATGCACTGATTTCTGCCGATAAGGCAAATATACCTTTGGATTTTAAATCGGCAACAGCTATAGACTTAGCCGGACGCGACGTTTTTGAAGCCGTTCAAATGTCGGTTAACCCCAAAGTTATTGATACTCCACCTGTTGCTGCAGTTGCTCGCAATGGTATTCAACTTATTGCAAAAGCCAGAGTTACCGTCAGAGCCAATATAAAACAACTTGTTGGTGGTGCCGGCGAAGAAACTGTTTTGGCAAGAGTTGGCGAAGGTATTGTGTCTTCTATAGGTAGCACAAAAAATCACGGCGAAGTGTTGGCTAATCCCGACTCTATTTCTAAAGTTGTTTTGGCTAAAGGTCTCGACTCAGGTACTGCTTTCGAAATACTTTCTATTGATATAGCCGATATAGATGTTGGTAAAAACATTGGAGCTATATTGCAAATGGATCAGGCTAATGCCGATAAAAATATTGCACAAGCCAGAGCCGAAGAAAGAAGAGCTATGGCTGTTGCTTCCGAACAAGAAATGAGAGCTAAAGCACAAGAAGCTAGAGCAAAAGTTATTGAAGCCGAAGCTGAGATACCTAAAGCTATAGCCGACGCATTCAGAAACGGAAATTTAGGCATTATGGATTATTATAAATTCCAGAATATACAAGCCGATACAAAAATGAGAGAATCTATTGCTGACCCAAAGTTAGGTAAACCTACAAATAGCAAATAA
- the nrdG gene encoding anaerobic ribonucleoside-triphosphate reductase activating protein — protein MLKYTDYDIVFQEIPDEVTLAINLSNCPHKCKGCHSPQLWLDIGEVLTETVILNLLSKYGYLITCVCFMGGDANPFEVEKLSVFIKKQSELCIKTAWYSGCEKLNKVKTQNFDYIKLGSYKQELGGLKSLQTNQRLYKVKDGLMHDITELMRR, from the coding sequence ATGCTTAAGTACACCGATTATGATATAGTTTTTCAGGAAATTCCCGACGAGGTTACATTGGCTATAAATCTTTCGAACTGTCCGCACAAATGCAAAGGATGTCATAGTCCGCAGCTATGGTTAGATATAGGCGAAGTTTTGACCGAAACTGTGATTTTAAATTTGCTGAGTAAGTACGGATATTTGATTACTTGCGTATGTTTTATGGGTGGAGATGCCAATCCGTTTGAAGTTGAGAAGTTATCGGTTTTTATTAAAAAGCAATCTGAATTGTGCATAAAAACAGCTTGGTATTCGGGTTGCGAGAAACTAAACAAAGTTAAAACACAGAATTTCGATTATATAAAATTGGGTTCTTACAAACAAGAACTAGGAGGCTTAAAGTCGTTGCAGACAAACCAAAGACTTTACAAAGTTAAAGATGGCTTAATGCATGATATTACCGAACTTATGCGAAGATAA